ACCTTGAGTCGAGGttaatgaaaaatattttttttttgaggtTGTTGACATTGTTGACATTGTACGTGTTTGTGTTATGACGTCTGTTGATACTAATTTGACCAGTAAAATACGGGGTATTGTTTGCCAAGGTCGGCAACATAGACGCTGATTATGAATCTTACTAATCCAGCATTGCCCGTTCCATCGCTCCTCCCCCACACTCCCTCTCCCTCTCCAACCAAACCCACAAACTTCACACCCTTACAACCCACCCCCAAAAAcaccccccctcccccaccgctcgcgaagcgagcacaaccaggtccgggcggagcccggccgccggaggcatgcccaTACCTCCCAACGACCGACCCCTCCCATAGATTCTACCCCTGATATCAGTACTTACCCTTAGTAATTCCGTGGAACTTGATTGCTTCGGCGTCAGAGTACGATGCACTTGGTCCGTGCGTCAGTACCGTTGAGGCTGGCgttttcttgctcttgcAGGCACGCTAGAGTTAAGTTAGTACCTGATGATCATGAGAGCTGCCAGGTTGGGCCATGATGTCAGAAGCACAAGCACGCCGTCATCGGCTCTATCGATAGGAGGATGGGTACATCTGTGATGAAATAATTTTCACCCACCCACAATCCTACCGCACCAGATCTTGGTGATGGTGGGGCATGTTCAGCCCCTCGCTCGATCTTCAGGAACCATCTACGTCACCGTACAGATCAGCAACCCCCTTCTGTGTCTTATTATACTTACCGTTTAGTCtgcgagctgctgctgatgtttATTTCGTACTTGTACTGATAACAGTAATACCGGTACTTGTGGTAGTACTTGTGATAGTACTAAGACTAGTGTGTGTCGAGTAGATCGTCGTTATCTAGACAGTGTTGTTATCACCTGTAGCGAACAATCGAACCGAAACGAGCCGAGTTGTAGTTGATACGACTCCTGTGGAGACGTCTGTGAATACAGTAAAGTGTCGAGTACGACCTGCTCAATTGAACTGTCCTTGTTGGTTCTCACTGACAGCGTTGAATTGCACTATCGTCGAGTTACACTGGGACAATCAGAGTCGCTACCGCAGCACTTGTACTGTGTACTGATAGCGGTGCAGTGGAGTTGTGTGATTCCCACTTGTCGAAGGTGTTTTTTGTTGTAGTTTGTCgtttcttgtttgtttcGCAAGTCGACGGTAGTGTAGTTATAATTGAAGTTATAACAGAATTACAGATGTAATTGTGTTGTAATTGAGTTGTAATTGGTTGTAATTGATTGTAGCTAGCTATTGTAGCAGTAGCTGGTTGTAAATGGTTATAGTTACTGATAGCCGGAGTTCTAGAGAGAGACAGCCGACTGTATTCAATTGTCAATAGAAACCAAGAATAAGTATTGCCAGTGATCACGCAAATGAAACAAGTGAATGGGTCGAAAGGATTTGGCAAAAAGGTTCGAAGCAAAATTTAGTGGAAAACGACGGATGCAAACATGTTTTTATACTGCATCGACCACCTGCCGTTATATATTACGGTACCTGCGccagaaatatttcaccTGTGCCTGGCCATCTGGATCGCAGTAGGAGCATGCAGGACCGGCACTCTCAATTCGGAGTACCATCAGTATCGGTGCACatacagcagcagcaccaatgAACCCACGGTCGACCTGGCAGTCCCATTACGTCGGCATGCGTTAGCATCCGTCCACAAGACGCGCTTGGATAAATTGGGCTGCATGCGGCTTTCATATGATGACGAAAAACTGCTGCCACTAGCCGTGCTCGACACTGTTTCCCTTACCAGGAAATTATATTCACCAGCTGTTGAATAAACTCAACACTCAAACctaaattttatttttccttttttctGCCGTTCTATTGTTCTGGACCTGGTTACCGCATTCTGACAAATCCACGGTCTCCACTGCCACGTCTCCGCACGGACATCAAACCGGGCTCTCTGACGACACACTGACGACACTAGCCGGGTggggtgcctccggcggctggggcgctgccccagaccccgttgtgctcgcttcgcgagcggctCGGACTGTCGACGCAACAACTCGTGCTCagtgagaggagccgtggggtctggagcgcagccccagccgccgcAGGTACCACCCCCACCTGgaggaattttttttttttttggcagcagctgggtTTGACCTGGTGTTTCCCCTGAATTCGCTGTATTCAGGAGCCTCTATCGAGCTCCTCTTCTGTATGCCGGTGGCCAAGTGTGGATAGAGTGGCTGGACCCTTGCCCTGGCTGAGAGTTAAGATTTTAGATTAGCGAGGAAAATTGAGAGGGGTAGGTGCGTTGCCGGGACGACGAGCGTGGGTTATAGGCTGTTAAATGACATCAGGCGGGTAGGGGAGGGGGGGACACAGCCTGGCCATAAACAGTAGTGCACAGATAGTTTGtggaaaaagcaacgaTCCCACAGATTGGAAAACTGTGGAGAGTAGCTGGCAGGTGCTGCAAGCCGCTGGATATCGACAGGAAGCGATTGTTGGCCACTCGGAGCAGTAGCGAGCTACAGAGCGTGACTGGGAGCCAAGGggaaaagcaaaaaaaaacaacggCCGCCGTTTAAGAAATGGGTGGACTATCATTAGAAACAATGCGCGCTTTTCATCTCAGTTAGGCCAATTGCGTCCTACTTTGGAGGGTCTGGAACGTCATGTATTGTATTGCCAGcactttttgttttcacaTGTTGTTTTCACATGAACTGATAAGTACTCTTCCAACAGTTCTAAGTCTCAGTTGAAAccaatttcatttttttcacttgCTGCTAGGGCGGCGCTGTCCGCGGGTAGATTAACGGAATAGGGTGTCGCCACTGCCGTGTGTGGCAAAATAAGTTCACTAACACAAGagtaaataaaaaaaaaagcctCAGTGGGCGGGCACCTAGCTCCGAAGGCTTGTTACTTTCTTACTGAAACAATCTGAGACAATACCCCGCCGCTTAAGCCTTCAGAAgcatgctgctgccaggCACCCGCAGAGCTGCCTGCATATACCGTTTGACTATCAGACAATTGTGCACGGACCAGATCCTGTTGGGGGAGAAGAGCGGGGGGGCGGCGcccgcctccggcggctggggcgttgccccagaccccgtggctcctgcttcgcaggagttttcaTGGGCAAAATGTCTTagtttggttttgatgGTCGTTAACGGTCGAGTTCATGCTTTGTTATTCGGGAATGAGTGCAGTATTTTTTAATCAGAGCTAGTGGTGCAGAGTGGGTGGTGCcgttggtggtgctgctgctgctgggaGATAAGTGAGTGAGAGATAAGCGAGTTGAATCGTCCGTCGGGTCTAGATCCTGATATGAAACGAACGGACCATCTGCGTTGCCGGTGTTATTGAATTCCGATTCTATAGATATAGTATCAGaccacttttttttaaacAAAGGGATACCTGGTCTAATCGATCAGTGCATACTTGGAATCCTGGGCCCAAACGGGCACGGTAGAATAAACTTCCGGACGGCTGAACCGGTGTCTAAACTTCTCAGAATACAATGGAACTGTTTTTGTCTTGTAATTAAGGTTTGGCAACTGCAGCTGCGTCCTGCCCGTCTGTCGATCTCTCAACCTTATAAGCTTTGACGGACAATTAAGGTTTAGACTTTGATGCAATCGTCTGCACAGTGGCGTCATCTTACCGCCCTGACGTATTTACTAAACACTTGCTAATCAACTTGACTTCGACTATCATCACCGGTCGGTATATGATCGTTGAGTTTTACCTGGCCAATTCTACATCGACTGACAAGAATCCCCCTGTTCCGGCCACCGGCAGCTCTTTCAAGCTCAACGGCCGTCACTGGGTTTGGATTCTTGGCGACAATCCGACTggtgggtgctgcctccggcggctggggctccgccccagaccctggttgctcctctcgctgcgctcgagtcgtttcgtcggcGGATTTGGGCAGTTTGGGGATTGCGGGGATTTGAAGAGGGGGGAAGGGGGTGGGCCACCGCAATGAGTCGCTGGTCTCGCTATAGCGATAATTCCGACCGGTCAGCGATACGCGAGGATCGCGTTAGAATCGCCAGCCTGTGGACCGTCTGTAAACATCAACAGCTCTATCAGATCAGACCCGACGAGCTTTCCACGCAAAATCTACAGACGCAAGACCATGCCGCCAAACTCCAGCGCGCCGTCTCTGCTGAAATCCATCTCTCCCGTACCTTTCAAATCCCGTTCTTCGGGCAATGACGTCGGTAAGTGCGGACCGTAGCTCCTGTTTCGCACGAGTTGCCTCCTTGATCCCAGTCCTATCTCAATCCCCCCgcgaaacgactcgagcgcagcgagaggagcaaccagggtctggggcggagccccagccgccggaggcatgccccaCTCCCCAACTAACAAACCAGATCCCAAGTGGAAACAATTTGTGTCAGCCGTTGACCGGGCCCTTGCGACTTGGGAGAGTGTTCAGGAATGGGCTGATTATATCTCATTTTTAGGGAAATTGCATCGTGCGTTGAAAGGTGGTCAGGGCCAGGCGTTTGTTCAGATCCCGTCGGCTCGGATCGTGGCGTTTAGGCTCGCTACTTGTTTGGATCCTGGTCTGCCTTCGGGGGTTCATCAGAAGACTTTAGAGGTTTATAATTCGGTTTTTGATATCTTGAATGGCCAGGAATTGCATTTTCAGATCCATTTATGGCTGCCTGGCTTGCTGCCTCTTATGTCGTATGGCAGTATCAATGTTAAACCTCTGTTGATAGAACTGTTTGAACGCCATATTCTGCCGCTTCCTTCTTTAAGGAGTATTTTGAAGCCGCTGTTATTGTCGTTTCTTCCGGGAATTGATGATGAGACAAGTGAATCTTTTGACGAGGTGCTGAAACTTATTGAGGATATCAAGTTAAAGGTAAATGATGACTCGCATTTCTGGCAGTGTCTGTTTTTGGTAATTATTTCTTCTAAAGATAGACGACCGGGTGCTTTGATTTGGGCTAATCGTAAGTTTCCGTCATTTGCTGCTATATCTCAGTCAATTGATGTTGACAGCTTAGTTGGAAATATCCCGGCTGCATACCAGGCACTTAGTTATGATGCTCAGATGGCGGTCAGTCCAGAGACTGGTCTGTTAATGAGAGCGTTTAGTAGAGGATTACAGGATGAGCATTTATTAGTACAAAGAGGTTTTTTGGAGTTATTAGTTAAGAATTTGGAACTACAGTCGCCTGTTTTACAGGCCATTGCATCTAAAGACGACTTAAAACTGCTGGTTATAAGTGCTTGTTCGACTGTACTTCGTAGGGATATGTCCCTTAATAGACGGTTATGGATCTGGTTGTTAGGACCTGAACCGATCACGACTGATTCTCCGTCGTCAGGACCCCATTATTCACGAGCAGAGTATTTCGCCAAGTTTGCACTTGAACCTTTGACAACAGGACTTCTGGAGATGATTGAGAGTGACCCGGAAGTTCCTGCTGAGAGAACTAGACCATATAAGATTTGTTTGAGTATTCTTGACAGATGGGAAATTGGTACGTCAGTAGTGCCTAAGATTCTGTTACCTGTTATTAAGAGTGTTCAACGGTACAGTAATGCGAATCGATCGGATGCTGAATATGAAGAAGTTCTTCGTAGTGCCGGTGCCTTATTCGATGGTGTCGAAGCTATTAATATCTGGAGCGATGTGTTGAACTTGATCTTGTCTGGCGGTGATGAAAATATGCAGCTGGTCTTGTTTATACTCCAGGTGTTTAACATTCGGGATGAAGAGATGATTGTAAACCATCTGCCTATGATCTTGCTGGCTTTGCTGTATAAAGAAGATCGGTCTGATGTGTGGTTTAAAATCACCTCTTTGATTCTGGACGCTATTCCTGACAGAGCATTTCTGCCAATTCACCATGCTGACCAGACTGTTAATGATGAGTCCAATGCAAGTCCGTTGGAGAGGATCCAGGAATATTACAAGCTGACGTCAGATGAAGCGGTTCTGCCTTTTAGTCCTGGTACTCTGTCGCTTTTACTGCTGAACAGGTTGGCTGAATTGACCCAGTCTGAACTGGAAAAACTTCACCAGAGTCACAGTAATCAAATTGATTcagctgttgatgtttATATTACTGCTAACGGCCCTAGTGAAACTGGTAGTAACACTGTGGATAGTGCTGAGACCGCAGCAACAAGTAATaatgaagacgatgcttctgccagtgctgGCGCTGGTGAACTGGCAGCATTGTTGTCAAGTCTTCTAGAAAAGATTCCTGAGCAGCAATCTTGGCGGAATCACGGCCTAGTAAATGCACTGATTAATCTTGGCCAACCAATTAGCTACACAACTCTATCAGGTGTGAttactttatttattactatcTACGACTCGTTCAATGAGGAAGAGGTTGATgagtttttattttccatTGCCAAAGTCTTATTTGCACAGTTGTCTACTTCCTCCAACAAGCACCAGGTAGAAATTGTCCAAGCCATTTGGGCTATACAGGAGAAGCTCGATGACCAGCGTGTCGAAAGTGCTTTGGTAACAGTCGTTTCTGAACCAGGTCATGATCCTCTAATAAAAGTTCGCGTATTTTCAATTCTTTGGCAACATTCTATCAACAGAGTGAATGCTAAAGTCATACTTGAACGGTATCTGTTTTTTGTGCTCGATCTGTTGTCTGAGGAAGATGACGGTGGTGATATTGCAACTCTAGTTCATCACTGGCTAAAATGTGTTGTAACTAGTGGAACTGCCAAACAACTCCTCGATTTTATCATTATTCATTTACTGGAGACAAATGAGAGTGGTGATATCAGATCGGTTATCTACTATCTTGACACGCTAATAAGAGTTCTCAGTTCCAACGCTGCCCTTCGCAGCACCTATGCAAATGAGGAACTAACGGGCAAAAAGTATCCACTAGTGATTTTCCACGAAATTGAACGTATCATGTACCGGTCTGCCGATTCTAATGACCGCGATTCTCAACATGCTCTAAACAGTTGTTTGGAATTACTCGACATAACCGAGGTGAAGCAAGAGTCGCGTCTTTTAGACCACTCGatgcttcttcttagcGTGTTAGGGTACTTTTATGGTTCTCGTGACATTGAGTCCCTACCTCAGGTATCAATCCTACGACTCTTGTCCAAATTTCTGTTACAGCTAAATAACGTGTCTCCTATTTGGAAACAAATCTACTCCAGTGATTTGTTTGCTGCCGAGAATACCGATTCTGGCCGTGACGAGGTGGCAAAGAAATCACTCCCTAAAACTCTATTCCAGTGCCTAGTAAATGGCCTCTCATCATCCAAAAATGAGTATGTCGTCCGAGCATGGGCTGATTTCCTAAAGGATATTTTGCCATTATTTGGACAAGGCGTCATCCAAGTCATTATTCCTTTGGTGGAATGCTTGTGCAAGGCAATCAGTCAGTCTTTTGATGAGACTCGCTCGTCTCTATTTGAGAACAAGAGCGATAAAAACAAGAGTATTGAAACCGCAGTGTTCTATCCGTATATGGATGCATTGGAACATTTGCTGGTGACGGCCCACGAAAAGGTAGACAGTCAGGACTGGCGTGGTGTGTCTGCtaaaaacaacaacgacCCAAGTTTTTTTGGAAATGTTATTAGCGGCGTTTTCGCTGTAGAGTCTCCTATCTCGCgtccagcagctgctaatgaTAGGTTAACTGTTCTACTCTGTTTCCAAGACGCTGTCCGAACTAGTTACAATGTTTGGAAATGTGCGGAACAAAGTTGCAAACCTTCTCATGATCCAACCGACTCTGTTGTATTTGTGTTGTCaccattgaaatcaagatCACGGAAGCTACTAGCAAAGTTGTACAGTTTGGAAACACTGGAGATGCTGGAATGCTTTATCGAGCTATCTCGTAGTTCCGGCGGTGATGTATTCAAGGTTCTTCATGTTTTAGACGGCTCGCGACCCAAGCTAACTATTCCATACCTTTTCAATGCTCTAATCAGCAGAATGAACTCTTCATCTCTAGAACCTGCTGATAAATCGACACTTACAACTGACCTAACCGACACTGAAATCATGGAATTCCTCATCAACTACCTCAAATCACTGGAAAATGATACCATTGAAGAGGTATGGTATGAATGTATGGGTTTTGTGCGTGAGGTGTATAATAATCAGAGTCTATACAGAATGGTTATTCCCAGCGTTCTCCGATTTACCGCTAAAATGGCGGAAAAAGTTGACGCAGTTAAATTCGGAAGTCAACGTAAAGTTCGCAAAGACCTATCTGACTTGTTTCTCAAGCTTCTTCATTTTGCATTGAATACTCGGTCTGCTGTTACTGTTGAAGCCAATATTACCAACGGTGAGACTGTTTCCACAGgagctactggtgctagcGCACCAGCACTCAGTGAAAAAGATATCGATGACGGCTCTGTGGATACTAGTGTGCCATCAACGCCTCACATGTCGAGCTCGACAACGTCACTCGCTCTTCAATACAACCAGGGAACAAGTGGTAGCTCCTCATTGAAGCAAGAAGACCTCATAAAAGCTCTAGAACAAATTGTCCCGTCGTTACGACTAATTATTAATGACCAGGATAAAACTCTAACAGCTATCACCAGCATAACCACCAATTTGGTCACCCCAGCATTGAGACAAAAGAACTACTCAAATGTATCACCTTCGCTCATGTCGTTACTCAAAACCATCACCCATCTCCCGTCGACACTCAAAGCATGGAAGGGCATTGTAGGAGACGCATTCCTAGACCCGCGATTTCTGGGTATTTCCATGTCACAGGCTTCTGAACTGTGGCAGCCAGTAATCTCCAAATGGAGCCAGTTCGATAAAGAACGAATCAAAGACTATGTTTCTCGTATCAGCTCCTACGGAACCAACTCAAATGTCCTGTTCAACTGGTCTGATCAAGAATCATCCATCCAGAGTCAAAACCTTGACAGACTGGCCTACCTCTTCATATGTGGCACTGGTGACGGGTTTGCTTTCAGTTTCAAGGACCTGATGACCAAATTCGAACTTCTCAGTGTCGGACGAAACACCCAGCATGTCTACCTTTGTCTCCGTGCAATAATTTTATCAGTTGACCCATCCCATCTCGCTCCAGTATGGACATTCCTCTACTCTCATCTGTCTAGTACATTCCTGGACTTTCTCGACCAGGACAAAAATGTTGATCTTGAAACGCTCGTGGCAGCCTGTCGTCTCCTCGATACGACTTTAGTCCTCAATCCTGAAGAGTTCCAGAGCTATGAATGGCTCTTCATCTCAGACTCTATGGACGCCATTTTCCGCAATGAAGACCGAGACCCTTCAGGTATTGTTGACCGTATCTCGGCTTCGAAACTGCTACCTCCGGCCCAAACTGTAAGTGGATGGAGGGCAtatttgcctccggcggctggggctccgccccagaccccatggctcctctcgcttcgctcgagtcggtgctgAGATCGTCTTGATTGGGTGTTTACTAACATTGTTTCAGAAGTTTGATATCAACTTTTCTGAGGGAGCAGTGCCTCTGCTTAATGGTAAGACCATCAAGTCCCTGACGGACCTGCGACCGTTTTTCGACCAACTCAGCATGTTCGCATACGAAGGGCTCTATTCGCTCGCCAAACCCGATATTGCCAAGTGCAAGCACGAAGTCCTTCGCGAAATCTTCCAAAAGTCATGATATGATACACTATTTACAGtatttaaaataaatatttttccaCCCTACTCGGACAATCCCTtccgctccgcgaagcggagcacaacggggtctggggcagcgccccagccgccggaggcaacagACCCCCAGCTCTACTTCATGAACCTCCACACGCTCAGCACCTCCCAGCCGGCTCGTCTCTCCCCGACACAAAACGTCTTCCATCCCCGTTGGGCCATTGACTCGGCGACTTTTTCGGGGTTATTTCGTTTGCAGAAGAGGATATATGCTATTCCTCTGTCACTTAGCACCGAATCGAGCCCGTCCAGAAGCACATTTGTCACTTCCATGCCGTCTTCACCACCTTCGAGAGCCAGATCAAGCCAGGAACTAGAATTATCGTCATCTGGTCTGGAAGGTACTTGCTCATTCGGAACGTAAGGAGGGTTAAATATTAGGACATCAACCAATCTTCTTCGAAGAGCACTGGATAAACTGGCTCGAATTGTGTCTAGATATGGAGTTCCTCCGTTCTCCCGGCTCGTAGTCAATGACGCTTGGCAGGCATGCAAATTTAGGTCCGTGGTCAGAAATAATCCTTGTTTTATGATATTTTTGTGCATAAACGTAGTAACAATCCCAGATCCCGTACCAATTTCGAGCACCAATGGAACTTCTCCGGCTACAACATGAGGTTTGTCTCCATTCTGAGTGGTTTGGAAATGAGTATCCAAGAACTCCTTCTGTTCCTCTAAAAGATCTAGAAGTAGGAAAGAAtcttctgctggttcatATACAAGGTCATAATCAACCGAATCTGTGGTCGGAGTAGGTAACATGGCACAAAATTGACCATATAACACTGATCCAGAACGAAACGGATGTCAAAAGTTTCAGCATGAGCATCCCCATCCTCTATGGTGAACGTGCGGCAGAGCATCTAACCTGCAGATCTCGAGATCCAGCTTATtcttgtttatatatattctcTGAACTCACGATTTAGAGCTGAAAGTCGAGTCAGATTAGGACGAGggtattatttatattcacAATGCTGATTAAAGTAAAGGTGAGTGTTTCTTCAGGTTCTATGAGATAATATCAAACTTGAAAAGTATAAGTTTAAATGAGGGTACATCTGTAGTGATATTGAGGATGTACTGGGAATGGCATAATTT
This is a stretch of genomic DNA from Sugiyamaella lignohabitans strain CBS 10342 chromosome C, complete sequence. It encodes these proteins:
- the DOP1 gene encoding Dop1p (Golgi-localized, leucine-zipper domain containing protein; involved in endosome to Golgi transport, organization of the ER, establishing cell polarity, and morphogenesis; detected in highly purified mitochondria in high-throughput studies; GO_component: GO:0005794 - Golgi apparatus [Evidence IEA]; GO_component: GO:0000139 - Golgi membrane [Evidence IEA]; GO_component: GO:0005737 - cytoplasm [Evidence IDA] [PMID 14562095]; GO_component: GO:0005768 - endosome [Evidence IDA] [PMID 20477991]; GO_component: GO:0016020 - membrane [Evidence IEA]; GO_component: GO:0005739 - mitochondrion [Evidence IDA] [PMID 14576278]; GO_component: GO:0005739 - mitochondrion [Evidence IDA] [PMID 16823961]; GO_component: GO:0005802 - trans-Golgi network [Evidence IDA] [PMID 16301316]; GO_function: GO:0003674 - molecular_function [Evidence ND]; GO_process: GO:0006895 - Golgi to endosome transport [Evidence IMP] [PMID 16301316]; GO_process: GO:0000902 - cell morphogenesis [Evidence IMP,ISS] [PMID 10931277]; GO_process: GO:0007029 - endoplasmic reticulum organization [Evidence IMP] [PMID 16301316]; GO_process: GO:0015031 - protein transport [Evidence IEA]; GO_process: GO:0006810 - transport [Evidence IEA]), with protein sequence MPHSPTNKPDPKWKQFVSAVDRALATWESVQEWADYISFLGKLHRALKGGQGQAFVQIPSARIVAFRLATCLDPGLPSGVHQKTLEVYNSVFDILNGQELHFQIHLWLPGLLPLMSYGSINVKPLLIELFERHILPLPSLRSILKPLLLSFLPGIDDETSESFDEVLKLIEDIKLKVNDDSHFWQCLFLVIISSKDRRPGALIWANRKFPSFAAISQSIDVDSLVGNIPAAYQALSYDAQMAVSPETGLLMRAFSRGLQDEHLLVQRGFLELLVKNLELQSPVLQAIASKDDLKLLVISACSTVLRRDMSLNRRLWIWLLGPEPITTDSPSSGPHYSRAEYFAKFALEPLTTGLLEMIESDPEVPAERTRPYKICLSILDRWEIGTSVVPKILLPVIKSVQRYSNANRSDAEYEEVLRSAGALFDGVEAINIWSDVLNLILSGGDENMQLVLFILQVFNIRDEEMIVNHLPMILLALLYKEDRSDVWFKITSLILDAIPDRAFLPIHHADQTVNDESNASPLERIQEYYKLTSDEAVLPFSPGTLSLLLLNRLAELTQSELEKLHQSHSNQIDSAVDVYITANGPSETGSNTVDSAETAATSNNEDDASASAGAGELAALLSSLLEKIPEQQSWRNHGLVNALINLGQPISYTTLSGVITLFITIYDSFNEEEVDEFLFSIAKVLFAQLSTSSNKHQVEIVQAIWAIQEKLDDQRVESALVTVVSEPGHDPLIKVRVFSILWQHSINRVNAKVILERYLFFVLDLLSEEDDGGDIATLVHHWLKCVVTSGTAKQLLDFIIIHLLETNESGDIRSVIYYLDTLIRVLSSNAALRSTYANEELTGKKYPLVIFHEIERIMYRSADSNDRDSQHALNSCLELLDITEVKQESRLLDHSMLLLSVLGYFYGSRDIESLPQVSILRLLSKFLLQLNNVSPIWKQIYSSDLFAAENTDSGRDEVAKKSLPKTLFQCLVNGLSSSKNEYVVRAWADFLKDILPLFGQGVIQVIIPLVECLCKAISQSFDETRSSLFENKSDKNKSIETAVFYPYMDALEHLLVTAHEKVDSQDWRGVSAKNNNDPSFFGNVISGVFAVESPISRPAAANDRLTVLLCFQDAVRTSYNVWKCAEQSCKPSHDPTDSVVFVLSPLKSRSRKLLAKLYSLETLEMLECFIELSRSSGGDVFKVLHVLDGSRPKLTIPYLFNALISRMNSSSLEPADKSTLTTDLTDTEIMEFLINYLKSLENDTIEEVWYECMGFVREVYNNQSLYRMVIPSVLRFTAKMAEKVDAVKFGSQRKVRKDLSDLFLKLLHFALNTRSAVTVEANITNGETVSTGATGASAPALSEKDIDDGSVDTSVPSTPHMSSSTTSLALQYNQGTSGSSSLKQEDLIKALEQIVPSLRLIINDQDKTLTAITSITTNLVTPALRQKNYSNVSPSLMSLLKTITHLPSTLKAWKGIVGDAFLDPRFLGISMSQASELWQPVISKWSQFDKERIKDYVSRISSYGTNSNVLFNWSDQESSIQSQNLDRLAYLFICGTGDGFAFSFKDLMTKFELLSVGRNTQHVYLCLRAIILSVDPSHLAPVWTFLYSHLSSTFLDFLDQDKNVDLETLVAACRLLDTTLVLNPEEFQSYEWLFISDSMDAIFRNEDRDPSGIVDRISASKLLPPAQTVSGWRAYLPPAAGAPPQTPWLLSLRSSRC
- the MTQ2 gene encoding Mtq2p (S-adenosylmethionine-dependent methyltransferase; subunit of complex with Trm112p that methylates translation release factor Sup45p (eRF1) in the ternary complex eRF1-eRF3-GTP; similar to E.coli PrmC; member of the seven beta-strand family; GO_component: GO:0005737 - cytoplasm [Evidence IEA,IEA]; GO_component: GO:0005737 - cytoplasm [Evidence IDA] [PMID 14562095]; GO_component: GO:0035657 - eRF1 methyltransferase complex [Evidence IPI] [PMID 17008308]; GO_component: GO:0005634 - nucleus [Evidence IEA,IEA]; GO_component: GO:0005634 - nucleus [Evidence IDA] [PMID 14562095]; GO_function: GO:0008757 - S-adenosylmethionine-dependent methyltransferase activity [Evidence IDA,IMP] [PMID 16321977]; GO_function: GO:0008168 - methyltransferase activity [Evidence IEA,IEA]; GO_function: GO:0003676 - nucleic acid binding [Evidence IEA]; GO_function: GO:0008276 - protein methyltransferase activity [Evidence IEA]; GO_function: GO:0008276 - protein methyltransferase activity [Evidence IDA] [PMID 15509572]; GO_function: GO:0008276 - protein methyltransferase activity [Evidence IDA] [PMID 17008308]; GO_function: GO:0016740 - transferase activity [Evidence IEA]; GO_process: GO:0032259 - methylation [Evidence IEA,IEA]; GO_process: GO:0018364 - peptidyl-glutamine methylation [Evidence IDA] [PMID 15509572]; GO_process: GO:0018364 - peptidyl-glutamine methylation [Evidence IDA] [PMID 17008308]; GO_process: GO:0006417 - regulation of translation [Evidence IDA] [PMID 15509572]; GO_process: GO:0006417 - regulation of translation [Evidence IDA] [PMID 16321977]) → MLPTPTTDSVDYDLVYEPAEDSFLLLDLLEEQKEFLDTHFQTTQNGDKPHVVAGEVPLVLEIGTGSGIVTTFMHKNIIKQGLFLTTDLNLHACQASLTTSRENGGTPYLDTIRASLSSALRRRLVDVLIFNPPYVPNEQVPSRPDDDNSSSWLDLALEGGEDGMEVTNVLLDGLDSVLSDRGIAYILFCKRNNPEKVAESMAQRGWKTFCVGERRAGWEVLSVWRFMK